A region of the Calditrichota bacterium genome:
GCGCCGCAAGACCAGATTGCGGCGACTCAGGGCGCGCTCTGGGTACCTGAAGGGCGAATAGTACCCGGCATTGGGCAGCAGGGCGGTGAGGAGCGCTGCCTCGGGCAAGGTGACCTCCTGGATGTGCTTGCCGAAATAGTAAGAGGCAGCCGCCTCCACGCCATAGACACCCGGCCCCAGGTAGGACTGATTCAGGTACATTTCCAGAATCTCGCGCTTGCTGTAGGTGCGCTCGATCTGGATCGCGGTAAAGACCTCTTTGATCTTGCGGCTGATAGACTTTTCCTTGGTCAAGTAGAGATCGCGGGCTAACTGCTGCGTGAGCGTGCTGACCCCGCGCGGTGTGCGCATACGCAGCACGCCACTGAAGGCGGCCTTTACCCAGCGCTGCGGCACCACTCCCCAATGATGGAAGAAGCGATGGTCTTCCGAGGCCAGTACGCTCTTCCACACATAGTCCGGCATGCTCGCCAAGGGCACCAGCACCCTGTTCTTTACGTAGAATTCTTTGAACACCTGCCCATCGGCCGCGTACAGCTTGGTGGAGAGCTCGGGACTGTACTCCTCCAGTTGCTTCAACGAGGGCAGTTGCCGCGTGAGGGCAAGCAGGTATGCCGCAAAGCCCAAGATGACCACGACCAGCATTATCGCCACCGGGCGCCGCCATCGTGGCCCACGTTGCTCCTCGCCGCTATTGCGCGAGACTGTCGCCTGCAGTGAACGTCTGAACTTCCTTTTCATAAAGCCTCTCTATCAAGAAGTGGCGGGGCTGCGCCCGCACGCTTCCGCAATCTCGTCACAAGACCTCTCCCCCCGGCAACAGCAAGCTGCTGGGACACGGCGACCGAAAGCGCTGCCCAGCAGTCTCGGTTATCGCTCAGCCACCGGGAGTGCCACCTGCACAAGGGTGGCCGCACCCTGCTCCGCTGACCAACCCTTGAGCCAGACCCCTCCCTGGTCAATTACGCCAAAAGAAAAGTGCGAAATCCAGTCCCCTGGGTTGAGGTACACCCCTCCGTCAAGCTGCTGGCACACTGGCTCATGGGTGTGAGCCAACACCACCACATCGAACCCCTGCCGCAGGGTCTGCTGCGCAAATGCGCGATAATCCTCCTGCCCGGAGAATTCCCGCTGCGCGCCATGGTTGCGGCTGAGCTCCGAAAAGAACTCGGCGATGGGCACCCCCACGTCGGGGTGGACCGTCCGGTACAGGGCCGTGGCTATCCTGTTTTGCAGCACGCGCTTCAAGAGCCGGTAGCCGCGATCCTTGGCGTAGAGCCCGTCTCCGTGGGAGACAAAGACCCTCTGCCCGGCCACCATCGCCAGCAAGTGCTGCGGGTGCACGGCCACGCCCACTTCGCGCGTGAGGAAATCGCGCATCCAGAAATCGTGGTTGCCCGCCACGTAGTGCACTTGGGTACCTGACCGCACCAGCTCGGACAGAGCGCACAGCGTGCGAAAGTAGCGATTGACGACTGCGTGCCGATATTCGAACCAGAAGTCAAACAGGTCGCCGCAGATGCACAGCATGGCGAAACACGGTGCCGCCTGTGCGAGAAAGCTATGGAGCCGGGCGCTCTTTTCCTGTTCA
Encoded here:
- a CDS encoding UDP-2,3-diacylglucosamine diphosphatase, with translation MISVPHAAFIADAHLRGGGSATEQEKSARLHSFLAQAAPCFAMLCICGDLFDFWFEYRHAVVNRYFRTLCALSELVRSGTQVHYVAGNHDFWMRDFLTREVGVAVHPQHLLAMVAGQRVFVSHGDGLYAKDRGYRLLKRVLQNRIATALYRTVHPDVGVPIAEFFSELSRNHGAQREFSGQEDYRAFAQQTLRQGFDVVVLAHTHEPVCQQLDGGVYLNPGDWISHFSFGVIDQGGVWLKGWSAEQGAATLVQVALPVAER